From a single Lewinella sp. LCG006 genomic region:
- a CDS encoding HPP family protein, with the protein MDTNRRLGDIMTTKVITVHLTTAMDVVSDIFEKHNIHHIPVVEKDGKVVGMISKSDYYQLQDSFTLFKRAAADRINRAVFRSLLAGEVMSKQIAVLNPDDTVLMAAGYFRENLFHALPIVDEDRHIVGIVTTYDLLNYAFQDAAIAH; encoded by the coding sequence ATGGATACTAACCGTCGTTTAGGAGATATTATGACCACCAAAGTCATTACCGTTCATCTGACTACTGCGATGGACGTAGTGAGTGATATCTTCGAAAAACATAACATTCACCACATCCCTGTTGTCGAAAAAGATGGCAAGGTGGTAGGGATGATAAGTAAATCAGATTATTATCAGTTGCAGGACTCGTTTACCTTGTTCAAGCGAGCGGCAGCGGATAGAATCAACCGGGCGGTCTTTCGTTCTTTGCTCGCAGGTGAAGTGATGAGCAAACAAATAGCAGTGCTAAATCCCGATGATACGGTACTAATGGCCGCAGGCTACTTTCGGGAAAACCTATTTCATGCACTACCAATCGTAGATGAGGATCGCCATATTGTAGGAATCGTTACGACTTATGATCTGCTCAATTATGCTTTCCAGGACGCAGCAATTGCTCATTAA
- a CDS encoding universal stress protein encodes MKILSPVDFSTTSVKACGWAARFLEQMGGGTLELLHCVNVVSRSAMFIKMDDVFKEQAEADFKELLPKIRALAPSVEVSAKIIIRDPKTFIPDYAGHYSFDLIVNGTKGLTALKDMTVGSVTAYLMDRSPVPLLTIPEETEFSPVEKIILGVDSNVTEVAAFQSIIDLARKVKAELIFVNTSEEVSTPEEIESFTLAIEGISSKGFVIPQRNSVPQALSKFSLEQDADILVMIHRKRQWYQRLFQTSITKEGLFEIKTPLLILPMDAT; translated from the coding sequence ATGAAGATCCTTTCTCCCGTTGATTTTTCCACCACCTCCGTCAAGGCCTGTGGCTGGGCGGCCCGTTTTCTTGAACAAATGGGTGGAGGTACCCTAGAGCTTTTGCATTGTGTAAATGTGGTGAGTCGTTCTGCTATGTTTATTAAAATGGATGATGTCTTTAAAGAACAGGCGGAAGCGGATTTTAAAGAGCTTCTTCCCAAGATTCGGGCCTTGGCTCCTAGCGTTGAAGTGTCCGCGAAAATCATCATTCGCGATCCGAAGACCTTTATTCCAGACTATGCGGGTCATTATTCTTTTGACCTCATCGTCAACGGCACCAAAGGGCTTACTGCACTGAAAGACATGACCGTTGGCAGTGTTACGGCCTATTTGATGGATCGTAGTCCGGTGCCGCTTCTCACCATTCCAGAAGAGACGGAATTCAGTCCCGTTGAGAAGATCATCCTGGGAGTAGATTCCAATGTTACGGAGGTAGCTGCTTTCCAATCAATTATTGATTTGGCGCGCAAAGTGAAAGCCGAGTTGATCTTTGTGAATACCAGTGAAGAAGTCAGCACTCCTGAAGAGATTGAATCTTTTACCCTGGCGATTGAGGGTATTAGCAGCAAAGGCTTTGTCATTCCCCAACGCAACTCCGTACCGCAAGCACTAAGCAAATTCAGCCTCGAGCAAGACGCTGACATTTTGGTGATGATTCACCGCAAAAGACAATGGTACCAACGTCTTTTCCAGACTAGTATTACCAAAGAGGGGCTCTTCGAGATCAAAACGCCATTGCTGATCTTACCTATGGATGCTACCTAA